In Bartonella machadoae, a single genomic region encodes these proteins:
- the ybgC gene encoding tol-pal system-associated acyl-CoA thioesterase — MMETSSFKNDHTNAFHDFQVRVYVADTDFSGVVYHARYLEFFERGRSEFLRETGFNSKMLASGLEGERLFFVVRHMDINFLRPAQIDNLLTIRTRINRRQGARFFMEQVLMREDEMLVTAKVEIALINEIGKPRRLPKELFSTMLV, encoded by the coding sequence ATGATGGAAACATCTTCTTTTAAAAATGATCATACAAATGCTTTTCATGATTTTCAGGTACGCGTTTATGTTGCGGATACAGATTTTTCTGGCGTGGTTTATCATGCGCGCTATCTGGAATTTTTTGAACGCGGACGTTCAGAATTTCTACGGGAGACAGGTTTTAATAGCAAGATGTTAGCATCAGGGTTAGAGGGGGAAAGGCTGTTTTTTGTGGTGCGTCATATGGACATCAATTTTTTACGTCCCGCGCAAATCGATAATCTTTTAACAATCAGAACACGGATTAACCGTCGTCAAGGGGCACGTTTTTTTATGGAACAGGTGCTGATGCGGGAAGATGAGATGTTGGTAACAGCAAAAGTAGAAATTGCCCTCATTAATGAGATAGGAAAACCACGACGTTTACCAAAAGAGCTTTTTTCGACAATGCTTGTTTAA
- the ruvB gene encoding Holliday junction branch migration DNA helicase RuvB, with amino-acid sequence MHKDEEQRLLGAIPLPNDPDRSLRPQVLDDFIGQEAARANLKIFIEAAKARQEALDHVLFVGPPGLGKTTLSQIMAKELGVNFRSTSGPVIAKAGDLAALLTNLEERDVLFIDEIHRLNPAIEEILYPAMEDYQLDLIIGEGPAARSVKIDLAKFTLVAATTRLGLLTTPLRDRFGIPIRLNFYTIEELEYIVKRNARLFAVQISDDGAHEIARRARGTPRIAGRLLRRVCDFALVKGAGKIDRNVADEALSRLEVDHLGLDPLDRRYLLLIAETFLGGPVGIETIAAALSEPRDAIEDIIEPYLLQQGFIQRTARGRILTEQAWGHLGLSAPISTASTQKRTPLTERQNNSSLQTTLWDEEDD; translated from the coding sequence ATGCATAAAGATGAAGAACAACGCCTTTTGGGGGCCATTCCCCTTCCTAACGACCCAGATCGTTCCTTAAGGCCTCAAGTGCTCGATGACTTTATTGGTCAAGAAGCGGCACGGGCAAATTTGAAAATATTTATCGAAGCGGCAAAGGCGCGCCAAGAAGCGCTTGACCATGTGTTGTTTGTTGGTCCTCCTGGATTGGGGAAAACAACTCTTTCACAAATTATGGCTAAAGAATTGGGTGTTAATTTTCGCTCTACCTCAGGACCCGTTATTGCTAAAGCAGGAGATTTAGCCGCTCTTTTGACCAATCTAGAAGAACGGGATGTGCTTTTTATTGATGAAATTCATCGTTTAAATCCAGCCATTGAAGAAATTCTTTATCCAGCTATGGAAGATTATCAGTTGGACCTCATCATTGGGGAAGGACCAGCAGCCCGTTCGGTTAAAATTGATCTTGCAAAATTTACCTTGGTGGCGGCAACAACCCGTTTGGGGCTGTTGACAACCCCATTACGAGACCGTTTCGGTATTCCCATTCGTCTTAATTTCTATACCATAGAGGAATTGGAATATATCGTGAAACGCAATGCGCGGCTTTTTGCCGTACAGATTAGTGATGATGGTGCCCATGAAATTGCCCGCCGCGCACGCGGAACACCACGCATTGCTGGGCGATTGTTGCGCAGGGTCTGTGACTTTGCTCTGGTGAAGGGTGCTGGAAAAATTGACCGTAATGTTGCTGATGAAGCGCTGTCTCGTCTTGAAGTGGACCATTTAGGGCTCGATCCGCTTGACCGTCGTTACCTGCTGTTGATTGCGGAAACTTTTTTGGGTGGTCCGGTAGGAATTGAAACAATTGCGGCTGCTCTCTCAGAGCCGCGCGATGCCATTGAAGATATTATTGAACCCTATCTGCTCCAGCAAGGTTTTATTCAACGCACGGCACGAGGGCGGATTCTTACAGAACAAGCTTGGGGACATTTGGGATTGTCTGCTCCGATCTCTACAGCTTCAACACAAAAACGCACTCCATTGACTGAGAGACAAAACAATTCATCCCTTCAAACGACTTTGTGGGATGAAGAAGATGACTAA
- the tolR gene encoding protein TolR: MGISVASSQKKTRRRHHSHSQLMSEINVTPFVDVMLVLLIIFMVSAPLLVNGVPLDLPHSQAGPVHMQDTPLTVSLDAQGRLAINQDYYETAEALIAQLKAKLDSEPGQKNKRIFVRAAKTVEYQQVLKLLADIQKAGFSQVALASLAQ; encoded by the coding sequence ATGGGAATTTCTGTTGCTTCTTCGCAAAAAAAGACACGCAGACGGCATCATTCACATAGCCAATTGATGAGTGAAATCAATGTCACGCCATTTGTTGATGTGATGTTGGTGCTGTTGATTATTTTTATGGTCTCTGCTCCGCTTTTGGTCAACGGGGTGCCTTTGGATTTGCCTCATAGTCAAGCGGGACCCGTGCACATGCAAGATACGCCTCTTACAGTTTCACTGGATGCGCAAGGGCGTCTTGCTATCAATCAGGACTATTATGAAACAGCTGAAGCTCTGATTGCACAACTTAAAGCCAAATTGGACTCTGAACCTGGACAAAAGAATAAACGTATTTTTGTGCGTGCGGCGAAAACTGTTGAATATCAACAAGTGTTAAAATTGCTTGCCGATATTCAAAAAGCAGGTTTTTCGCAAGTTGCTTTGGCCAGTTTGGCACAATAA
- the ruvA gene encoding Holliday junction branch migration protein RuvA — translation MIGKLKGTLEHIFDDHILVDVHGVGYVVFVSNRLRPSLPALGESMSLFIETHVREEAIRLFGFSTRAEQEWFCLLQNVPGVGAKVALAILGTLSPDELAQAIALNDIAMISRAPGVGKKVSERIVRELKSKALPFHDNAFQSAPIAHLEIANQPTNEALSALVNLGFERDKAARALALARKDLEGEEVSSAVLIRHSLKLLSSSS, via the coding sequence ATGATAGGTAAATTAAAAGGTACTCTTGAACATATCTTTGATGATCATATCCTTGTCGATGTTCACGGGGTGGGGTATGTTGTTTTTGTCTCAAACCGGTTGCGTCCTTCTTTACCGGCTCTTGGTGAGAGCATGAGTCTCTTTATCGAAACGCATGTGCGTGAAGAGGCAATTCGTCTGTTTGGTTTTTCGACAAGAGCAGAACAGGAATGGTTTTGCTTGCTGCAAAATGTTCCAGGTGTGGGGGCGAAGGTCGCGTTGGCAATTTTGGGGACTTTATCGCCAGATGAACTTGCACAAGCGATTGCGTTAAATGATATTGCCATGATAAGCCGTGCGCCAGGCGTTGGTAAAAAAGTCAGTGAAAGAATTGTTCGGGAACTCAAAAGTAAAGCACTTCCCTTCCATGACAATGCTTTCCAGTCTGCTCCCATTGCGCATCTGGAAATAGCTAATCAACCAACCAACGAGGCACTTTCTGCTTTGGTCAATCTCGGTTTTGAACGAGATAAAGCAGCGCGTGCTCTTGCTTTGGCAAGGAAAGATCTTGAAGGAGAAGAGGTTTCCTCTGCTGTGCTTATTCGCCATAGTCTCAAACTGCTTTCTTCCTCTAGTTGA
- the ruvC gene encoding crossover junction endodeoxyribonuclease RuvC, which yields MAETIRIIGIDPGLRYTGWGVIDLLGNRLQFIAAGTVSSHVRCDLASRLCQLHKGLSEIMHQFMPHEAAVEHVFVNKDATATLKLGQARAVALLVPAQADLPVFEYAPNKVKKAVIGVGHGAKEQIHMMVKTLLPRAEFDSNDAADALALAICHSMHRNSLSDRLRVTA from the coding sequence ATGGCAGAGACGATTCGTATTATAGGTATTGATCCCGGGCTACGGTATACGGGGTGGGGTGTGATTGATCTTTTGGGGAACCGTTTGCAATTCATTGCAGCGGGGACGGTTTCTTCTCATGTGCGGTGTGATCTTGCTTCTAGACTTTGCCAGCTTCATAAGGGACTTTCAGAGATCATGCATCAATTTATGCCCCATGAAGCCGCCGTAGAGCATGTGTTTGTTAATAAAGATGCTACAGCAACTTTAAAACTTGGACAGGCACGGGCTGTTGCGCTGCTTGTGCCAGCGCAAGCAGATTTGCCCGTTTTTGAATATGCTCCAAATAAAGTGAAAAAAGCCGTTATTGGTGTTGGTCATGGTGCGAAAGAACAAATTCATATGATGGTGAAAACTCTGCTTCCTCGTGCTGAATTTGATAGTAATGATGCGGCGGATGCCCTTGCCCTTGCGATTTGCCATAGTATGCATCGTAACAGTCTCTCTGATCGTTTGAGGGTTACGGCATGA
- the tolB gene encoding Tol-Pal system beta propeller repeat protein TolB — MTITRRQFFSWFIVTCGVWISSFSCASAQLKGTISRADFNPIPIAITDFISNDSIGLKITAVITADLERSGLFQPLDKESFLEKIVNPDTQPRFADWKQIKAQGVVSGQVIRESDGRLRVDFRLWDAFGQRQLKGRRFYTASEYWRRVAHMIADEIYSEMTGESGYFDTKIVFIDETGPQNARIKRLAIMDQDGANLLYLSDGQELVLTPRFSPKRQEITYMAYKRNQVPHVYLQQIEKGQNELIGTFENMTIAPRFSSDGRKVIMSLLQNDGSANLYTMDLRTRTTMRLTDTPAIDTSASYSPDGTKITFSSDRSGKPQIYTMNADGTNVQRISSKEGSYSTPIWSPRGDYIAFTKQLDGQFSIGVMHPDGQGERILTTGFHNEGPTWAPNGRVLMFFRKNPGEGPKLYTIDITGRNERQVHTPNDASDPAWSPLLNVR, encoded by the coding sequence ATAACGATAACGAGACGTCAATTTTTTTCTTGGTTTATTGTCACTTGTGGTGTGTGGATTTCGAGTTTTTCATGCGCTTCAGCACAACTTAAAGGCACTATTTCTCGTGCGGACTTTAATCCTATTCCCATTGCCATCACAGATTTTATTTCTAACGATTCGATTGGCTTGAAAATAACCGCCGTAATTACAGCGGATCTTGAACGGTCAGGGCTTTTCCAACCCCTTGATAAGGAATCTTTTTTGGAAAAAATTGTCAATCCTGACACACAACCCCGTTTTGCGGATTGGAAACAAATAAAAGCGCAAGGCGTAGTTAGTGGGCAGGTTATCAGAGAAAGTGATGGACGATTGAGAGTCGATTTTCGTTTGTGGGATGCATTTGGACAGCGACAACTCAAAGGACGCCGTTTTTATACTGCTTCAGAATATTGGCGGCGTGTCGCCCATATGATTGCCGATGAAATTTATAGCGAAATGACAGGGGAAAGTGGTTATTTTGATACAAAGATTGTTTTTATAGATGAAACAGGTCCGCAAAATGCACGCATTAAACGTTTAGCGATTATGGATCAAGATGGAGCAAATTTGCTTTATCTTTCTGATGGTCAGGAGTTGGTACTCACACCGCGTTTTTCACCCAAGCGGCAAGAAATTACCTATATGGCTTACAAACGCAATCAAGTGCCTCATGTTTATCTTCAACAAATTGAAAAAGGGCAAAATGAGTTAATAGGCACCTTTGAAAATATGACAATTGCTCCACGTTTTTCCTCTGATGGACGAAAAGTCATCATGAGTTTGTTGCAAAATGATGGAAGTGCCAATCTTTACACCATGGATTTGCGGACACGCACAACAATGCGCCTTACGGATACTCCGGCTATCGATACATCCGCTTCTTATTCGCCAGATGGAACAAAAATTACCTTTTCATCTGACCGTAGTGGAAAACCACAAATCTATACCATGAATGCGGATGGGACCAATGTTCAACGTATTTCCTCAAAAGAAGGAAGCTATTCTACACCCATTTGGTCACCACGGGGTGATTATATTGCCTTTACGAAACAATTGGACGGACAATTCTCTATCGGTGTTATGCACCCTGATGGACAAGGAGAAAGAATTCTCACAACAGGTTTTCATAATGAAGGACCAACTTGGGCTCCCAATGGTCGTGTTTTGATGTTCTTTCGCAAAAATCCAGGCGAGGGGCCAAAACTTTATACCATTGATATTACCGGACGCAATGAACGCCAAGTCCACACGCCCAATGATGCTTCTGATCCAGCGTGGTCGCCATTGCTCAATGTTCGATAA
- a CDS encoding cell envelope biogenesis protein TolA, which produces MNKDSYHSMKRGLALSLVIHGILLSWASIHFISVVSLPQQLEAIPITLAPLTQELSSQQGAADAPVGAVPAIKPTTKPQEKEDARHFGEGKFDSLAPFKPNEKPRLVDTTPPPPGEENVPEKPSPELTEPEFSQAKTEMPPKIESPQEEAPKAMPDVPLETPQEEAPRVMPDAPLETPQEEAPKVMPDAPLETSQENAPKVMPDTPLETPQENAPKVMPDTPLDTPQGEAPKVMPDAPLETPQEEAPKVMPDVPLETSQENAPKVMPDVPLETPQEEAPKVMPDAPLETPKNEKRTLPQQHALTIPKAPLEQAPARPQLPQMTLPDKFPLPHFKPKSDKKAALQNVQAAKKNNQKMEKQTIEDILAMEENNLLNRARTQGGGAKRSTTPEALGARKDINDTTRMAQTLVNIAGGCIQQKLKLVALGGDLKNRPVVRLRFYLNRDGMVVGEPIIDPLSGAQSQQAIMIRQVYAAVFSCQPYADLPRDQYDLWGQGFDFNVDPLQEITQ; this is translated from the coding sequence ATGAACAAAGACTCTTATCATAGCATGAAACGAGGCTTGGCTTTATCCCTTGTCATACATGGGATTTTGCTTAGTTGGGCAAGTATCCATTTTATCAGTGTGGTCTCTTTGCCACAACAATTGGAAGCAATTCCCATCACCCTTGCTCCTTTAACGCAAGAGCTTTCTTCGCAACAAGGGGCAGCGGATGCTCCTGTGGGGGCTGTTCCAGCAATAAAACCAACAACCAAACCACAAGAAAAAGAAGATGCACGTCATTTTGGAGAAGGAAAATTCGATAGTCTCGCGCCTTTTAAACCAAATGAAAAACCACGGCTGGTTGACACAACACCTCCACCACCAGGAGAAGAGAATGTGCCGGAAAAACCTTCACCAGAATTGACAGAACCAGAATTCTCACAAGCAAAAACAGAAATGCCGCCCAAAATAGAGTCTCCTCAGGAAGAAGCACCAAAGGCGATGCCTGATGTGCCTTTGGAGACACCTCAGGAAGAAGCGCCAAGGGTGATGCCCGATGCACCTTTGGAAACGCCTCAGGAAGAAGCGCCGAAGGTGATGCCTGATGCGCCTCTGGAGACGTCTCAGGAGAATGCGCCAAAGGTGATGCCAGATACGCCTTTGGAGACGCCTCAGGAGAATGCGCCAAAGGTGATGCCAGATACGCCTTTGGACACGCCCCAAGGGGAAGCGCCGAAGGTGATGCCTGATGCGCCTTTGGAGACGCCGCAGGAAGAAGCGCCGAAGGTGATGCCCGATGTGCCTCTGGAGACGTCTCAGGAGAATGCACCAAAGGTGATGCCTGATGTGCCTCTGGAGACACCTCAGGAGGAAGCGCCAAAGGTGATGCCTGATGCACCTTTGGAGACGCCCAAAAATGAAAAAAGAACATTGCCACAACAGCATGCTCTCACCATTCCCAAAGCCCCTCTAGAACAAGCACCAGCGCGTCCACAACTGCCCCAAATGACGCTGCCAGACAAATTCCCTCTTCCTCATTTCAAACCGAAGTCTGATAAAAAAGCTGCTCTACAAAATGTGCAAGCAGCAAAAAAGAACAACCAAAAAATGGAAAAACAGACAATTGAAGATATTTTAGCAATGGAAGAAAATAATCTGTTGAATCGTGCACGAACGCAAGGAGGTGGAGCAAAACGTTCTACGACACCTGAAGCTTTGGGAGCGAGAAAAGATATCAATGATACCACAAGAATGGCACAAACATTGGTTAACATTGCTGGGGGGTGTATTCAACAGAAGCTTAAATTGGTGGCACTTGGTGGTGATTTAAAAAACCGCCCAGTGGTGCGGTTGCGATTTTATCTAAACCGTGACGGAATGGTTGTGGGAGAGCCCATTATTGATCCGTTAAGCGGCGCACAAAGTCAACAAGCCATTATGATAAGACAAGTCTATGCAGCTGTTTTTTCATGCCAACCCTATGCAGATCTTCCCCGTGATCAATATGATCTATGGGGGCAGGGGTTCGATTTTAATGTTGATCCCCTTCAAGAAATAACACAATGA
- a CDS encoding helix-turn-helix domain-containing protein — MQGKNLLNDIFIGKKIRFRRKMLKMSQKELGQSLNLSAQQIQKYETGLNRVSAGRLKEIAEKLNVPLAFFYADLLTKQEPPYHHDEIISSKEEYLLLKSFRVLNSVKQKAILQLISDQK; from the coding sequence ATGCAAGGCAAAAACCTTCTCAACGACATTTTTATCGGCAAAAAAATCCGCTTTAGAAGAAAAATGTTGAAAATGTCTCAAAAAGAATTGGGGCAATCTTTAAATCTAAGCGCGCAACAAATTCAAAAATATGAAACAGGCCTCAATCGTGTAAGCGCTGGGCGCTTAAAGGAAATTGCTGAGAAACTCAATGTACCCCTTGCCTTTTTTTACGCTGATCTCTTAACGAAGCAAGAGCCTCCATACCATCACGATGAGATCATCTCGAGCAAAGAGGAATATCTGCTTTTAAAAAGCTTCAGAGTGCTGAACTCTGTAAAACAGAAAGCCATTTTACAGCTCATCTCTGATCAGAAATAA
- the tolQ gene encoding protein TolQ, giving the protein MPHVELTNPEVIGILHLFMQAGFAVKAVMIGLLLASVWSWAIIFDKILTYRRIRRDIKQFERVFWSGKALEDLYTECKSRRTSSISAVFMAAMVEWQKSLEKGIHTSISLQSRIDKAMDLTLGRESAKIEAKLGFLATLGSAGPFIGLFGTVIGIMSSFLSISASQNTSLAIVAPGIAEALLATAIGLFAAIPAVIAYNKLVHESARIITQIENFADEFSTIVSRRIDETTTSHSPL; this is encoded by the coding sequence ATGCCGCATGTAGAATTAACAAATCCAGAGGTGATTGGAATATTGCATTTGTTTATGCAAGCGGGTTTTGCTGTTAAAGCTGTGATGATTGGCTTGTTGCTCGCTTCTGTATGGAGTTGGGCGATTATTTTTGATAAAATCTTGACCTATCGAAGAATACGGCGTGATATAAAACAATTTGAACGTGTTTTTTGGTCGGGTAAGGCTCTAGAAGATCTTTATACAGAATGTAAAAGTCGGCGCACCAGTAGTATATCGGCTGTTTTTATGGCAGCAATGGTGGAATGGCAAAAATCTCTTGAAAAGGGCATTCATACTTCGATAAGTTTGCAGAGTCGCATTGATAAGGCGATGGATCTCACGCTGGGACGTGAAAGTGCAAAAATAGAAGCAAAATTAGGATTCCTCGCGACCCTTGGATCGGCAGGACCTTTTATTGGGCTGTTTGGAACGGTGATTGGTATTATGAGTTCCTTTCTTTCTATTTCTGCGTCTCAAAATACCTCATTGGCTATCGTTGCACCAGGAATTGCCGAAGCACTTTTGGCTACCGCTATCGGGTTGTTTGCCGCAATTCCAGCGGTTATTGCTTATAACAAATTGGTTCATGAAAGTGCGCGGATTATTACACAAATAGAAAACTTTGCTGATGAATTTTCAACAATTGTCTCACGACGTATTGATGAAACAACCACATCACATTCACCATTATAA